From Streptomyces yatensis, one genomic window encodes:
- a CDS encoding DMT family transporter, translated as MPVSAAVTSIGLVVMWSSGFIGAELGTREAPADTLLMWRFLAAAAILGGAWALFRRRRLRPRALAEQAAIGALSQGGYLGGIVWAVGLGVPSGTAALIAALQPLAAGALAGRLLGETVSPRQWAGLAIGLVGVALVVQGDLSAGPTAAPAWAYGLPFAAMAALLAASFLERRARAPLAPVDAIPLHCLVSAVLFTVVALVGGDAAPPSGGGFWAAVVWTVLLSTVGGYGFYWLSLRRNGVTGTSALIYLTPPTTLVWAYAMFGDAPGWTALAGMAVCVIGVTAATVRRRPDRSARLAEEPVRDRAVPRVPAE; from the coding sequence ATGCCCGTCAGCGCCGCCGTCACCTCCATCGGCCTCGTCGTGATGTGGAGCTCCGGCTTCATCGGAGCCGAGCTCGGCACCCGGGAGGCCCCCGCCGACACCCTGCTGATGTGGCGCTTCCTCGCCGCGGCGGCGATCTTGGGGGGCGCCTGGGCGCTGTTCAGGCGCCGCCGACTGCGCCCACGCGCCCTGGCCGAGCAGGCGGCGATCGGCGCGCTCTCGCAGGGCGGCTATCTCGGGGGCATCGTCTGGGCGGTCGGGCTCGGCGTGCCGTCCGGCACCGCCGCGCTGATCGCCGCGCTGCAGCCGCTCGCGGCGGGCGCGCTGGCCGGGCGGCTGCTCGGGGAGACGGTCAGCCCGCGCCAGTGGGCGGGGCTGGCGATCGGGCTCGTCGGGGTCGCGCTCGTCGTCCAGGGCGATCTGTCGGCGGGCCCGACCGCCGCGCCGGCCTGGGCGTACGGGCTGCCCTTCGCCGCCATGGCGGCGCTGCTGGCCGCGAGCTTCCTGGAACGCAGGGCGCGGGCGCCGCTCGCCCCCGTGGACGCCATACCGCTCCACTGCCTCGTCAGCGCCGTGCTGTTCACCGTGGTCGCCCTCGTCGGGGGCGATGCCGCGCCGCCGTCGGGCGGGGGCTTCTGGGCCGCCGTGGTCTGGACGGTGCTGCTCTCCACGGTCGGCGGCTACGGCTTCTACTGGCTGAGCCTGCGCCGCAACGGCGTCACCGGCACCAGCGCGCTGATCTACCTCACGCCCCCGACCACGCTGGTGTGGGCCTACGCGATGTTCGGGGACGCGCCCGGGTGGACCGCCCTCGCGGGCATGGCGGTGTGCGTGATCGGCGTGACGGCCGCCACCGTGCGCCGCCGCCCGGATCGGTCGGCGCGGCTCGCGGAGGAACCGGTGCGTGATCGAGCGGTGCCGCGGGTCCCGGCCGAGTAG
- a CDS encoding DMT family transporter, protein MGYVTLSGAILAEILATTSMKYSEGFSRLWPSLATGAGYLLSFVLLAHTLKTISVSTAYAIWAGAGTAVIAAIGMLFLGEAMTAAKVLGVLLVIAGVVVLNLNGAH, encoded by the coding sequence ATGGGATATGTGACGCTCTCCGGGGCCATCCTGGCCGAGATCCTGGCGACCACCTCGATGAAGTACAGCGAAGGCTTCAGCAGGCTCTGGCCCTCGCTGGCCACCGGCGCGGGCTATCTGCTGTCCTTCGTGCTGCTCGCGCACACCCTCAAGACCATCTCCGTCAGCACCGCCTACGCCATATGGGCCGGGGCCGGGACCGCCGTCATCGCCGCGATCGGCATGCTCTTCCTGGGGGAGGCGATGACCGCCGCCAAGGTGCTCGGCGTGCTGCTGGTCATCGCCGGAGTGGTGGTGCTCAATCTGAACGGCGCCCACTGA
- a CDS encoding TerD family protein, which yields MTPGSNLPLPVARVAVDVTAPVRLDVSGLLLTANGKVRSDDDFVFYNQPAGPGVTHRAGAAGAGDTITVDTSAVPADIEKIVVTASLDAPGATFAGTEPTATVRGADDGAVIASFTPPQLGTETALVIVEVYRRNGAWKVRAVGQGYANGLAGIATDFGVTVEEPSAPAAHATQSPPPPSGPPAGFQPPPPMPTAPPAAAPAAPPAAAPAPAPATGKINLDKGRVSLQKNQTVSLVKGGRPLLSSVKMGLGWEPAFRGKDIDLDASVIAFGVDRKKIDACFFGKLAILNGAIQHSGDNLTGEGGGDDESITVHLGGLPPEVTGLVFTVNSFSGQKFTDVAKAYCRLLDAQSGEELVRFDLTHAEPRTGVMMAKLIKQFSGEWEMTAMGEYVDSRTVRGMAKPAGKAL from the coding sequence ATGACACCCGGCTCGAACCTCCCCCTCCCCGTCGCGCGCGTGGCGGTTGACGTCACCGCTCCGGTGCGGCTCGACGTATCGGGCCTGCTGCTCACCGCCAACGGCAAGGTGCGCTCCGACGACGACTTCGTCTTCTACAACCAGCCCGCCGGACCCGGGGTGACCCATCGCGCCGGTGCGGCGGGCGCGGGCGACACCATCACCGTGGACACCTCCGCCGTGCCCGCCGACATCGAGAAGATCGTGGTGACCGCGAGTCTGGACGCGCCCGGGGCGACGTTCGCGGGCACCGAGCCGACCGCCACCGTGCGCGGCGCCGACGACGGCGCGGTGATCGCCTCCTTCACCCCGCCGCAGCTGGGCACCGAGACCGCGCTGGTGATCGTGGAGGTCTACCGGCGCAATGGGGCGTGGAAGGTGCGCGCGGTCGGGCAGGGGTATGCCAACGGTCTGGCGGGCATCGCCACCGACTTCGGGGTGACCGTCGAGGAGCCCTCGGCCCCGGCCGCCCACGCCACCCAGTCCCCGCCCCCGCCGAGCGGCCCGCCCGCCGGTTTCCAGCCCCCGCCGCCCATGCCGACCGCCCCGCCGGCCGCCGCCCCTGCCGCGCCGCCCGCCGCCGCACCGGCCCCGGCCCCGGCCACCGGGAAGATCAACCTGGACAAGGGCCGCGTCAGCCTGCAGAAGAACCAGACGGTGTCGCTGGTCAAGGGCGGCCGCCCGTTGCTCAGCTCCGTGAAGATGGGCCTGGGCTGGGAGCCCGCCTTCCGCGGCAAGGACATCGACCTGGACGCGTCCGTGATCGCCTTCGGTGTCGACCGTAAGAAGATCGACGCCTGCTTCTTCGGCAAGCTGGCCATCCTCAACGGTGCCATTCAGCACTCCGGCGACAACCTCACCGGTGAGGGCGGCGGCGACGACGAGTCCATCACCGTCCACCTCGGCGGCCTCCCGCCCGAGGTCACCGGCCTGGTCTTCACGGTCAACTCCTTCTCCGGCCAGAAGTTCACCGATGTGGCCAAGGCGTACTGCCGTCTGCTCGACGCCCAGTCCGGCGAGGAGCTGGTCCGCTTCGACCTCACCCACGCCGAGCCGCGCACGGGGGTGATGATGGCGAAGCTGATCAAGCAGTTCTCGGGCGAGTGGGAGATGACCGCGATGGGTGAGTACGTGGACTCACGCACCGTGCGCGGCATGGCCAAGCCCGCCGGCAAGGCCCTCTGA
- the sufU gene encoding Fe-S cluster assembly sulfur transfer protein SufU, producing the protein MKLDSMYQDVILDHYKNPHGRGLRDGDAEVHHVNPTCGDEITLRVRLDGETIEDVSYEGQGCSISQASASVLNELLVGKELAEARRIQETFLHLMQSKGKAEPDDAMEEVLEDAIAFAGVSKYPARVKCALLSWMAWKDATAQALGETAGGKTA; encoded by the coding sequence GTGAAGCTGGATTCGATGTACCAGGACGTGATCCTGGACCACTACAAGAACCCCCATGGACGGGGCCTGAGGGACGGCGACGCAGAGGTACACCATGTCAATCCGACCTGCGGTGACGAGATCACGCTCAGGGTGCGGCTTGACGGCGAGACCATCGAGGACGTGAGCTACGAGGGCCAGGGCTGTTCCATCAGCCAGGCCAGCGCCTCCGTGCTCAATGAGCTGCTGGTGGGCAAGGAGCTGGCCGAGGCCCGCAGGATCCAGGAGACCTTCCTGCATCTGATGCAGTCCAAGGGCAAGGCCGAGCCGGACGACGCCATGGAGGAGGTGCTGGAGGACGCGATCGCGTTCGCCGGTGTCTCCAAGTACCCGGCCCGTGTGAAATGCGCCCTGCTGAGCTGGATGGCATGGAAGGACGCCACGGCACAGGCACTGGGTGAGACCGCCGGAGGGAAGACCGCATGA
- a CDS encoding MarR family winged helix-turn-helix transcriptional regulator: protein MSASAVRAAHEIRVVIGRLRRRFRETYDNEGLTPSQTSVLSRLSKEGPASTSALAAAERVRPQSMAATLAVLEERGLIQRRPDPHDGRRQLVSTSDTGSAYLDDKRRAGEEWLAQALETGYTEAERETILEALALLDRLSRA from the coding sequence ATGTCCGCGTCCGCCGTGCGCGCCGCGCACGAGATCCGTGTGGTGATCGGCCGGCTGCGGCGGCGGTTCAGGGAGACGTACGACAACGAGGGGCTCACCCCCTCGCAGACCTCCGTGCTCAGCAGGCTCAGCAAGGAGGGCCCCGCCTCGACCAGCGCCCTGGCGGCGGCCGAGCGCGTGCGGCCGCAGTCGATGGCGGCCACGCTCGCCGTGCTGGAGGAGCGCGGGCTGATCCAGCGGCGTCCCGATCCCCATGACGGGCGGCGGCAGTTGGTCTCGACGAGCGACACCGGCAGTGCGTACCTGGACGACAAGCGGCGGGCGGGCGAGGAATGGCTCGCCCAGGCCCTGGAGACCGGCTATACGGAAGCGGAACGGGAGACCATCCTCGAGGCGCTGGCCCTGCTGGACCGGCTCAGCCGCGCATGA
- a CDS encoding TetR/AcrR family transcriptional regulator — protein MGRRYDPDRRQRIIDAAAAVVRERGIAGLAHRAVAAAADVPLGSTTYHFATLDDLLIAALRQINAEWLAEVESWVEGVDPAAPPADELARWLEDQLTGERARMELEYELYFAALRHEGLRPLAAECLDEMARMLTRLVPDAATARAVVALIDGLTLQVLLADRPYDREGTRAALVRLMGGDDGEDGAPGAARRHRVTSLPGPLAETGSPPGPASG, from the coding sequence ATGGGGCGCCGCTACGACCCCGACCGGCGGCAGCGGATCATCGACGCCGCGGCCGCCGTGGTCCGCGAGCGTGGCATCGCGGGGCTCGCCCACCGGGCCGTGGCCGCCGCGGCCGATGTGCCACTGGGCTCGACGACCTACCATTTCGCGACCCTCGACGACCTGCTGATCGCGGCGCTCCGCCAGATCAACGCGGAATGGCTGGCGGAGGTGGAGAGCTGGGTGGAGGGCGTCGATCCGGCCGCGCCGCCGGCGGACGAGCTGGCCCGGTGGCTGGAGGATCAGCTCACGGGCGAACGGGCGCGGATGGAGCTGGAGTACGAGCTGTACTTCGCCGCGTTGCGCCATGAGGGGCTGCGTCCGCTCGCCGCCGAATGTCTGGACGAGATGGCCCGGATGCTGACGCGACTGGTGCCCGACGCGGCCACGGCGCGCGCCGTGGTGGCTCTGATCGACGGACTGACCCTGCAGGTGCTGCTGGCGGACCGCCCGTACGACCGGGAGGGCACCCGCGCGGCGCTGGTGCGGCTCATGGGTGGAGACGACGGCGAGGACGGGGCGCCGGGGGCCGCTCGCCGACACCGCGTGACGAGCCTCCCGGGCCCGCTCGCTGAGACCGGTTCGCCTCCCGGCCCCGCCTCCGGTTAG
- a CDS encoding endonuclease/exonuclease/phosphatase family protein codes for MSLRAPRGPVAVTAVAASALAAGLLVVPSSASAAEIRIHDIQGSTRISPLAGQQVTEVPGTVTAIRAFGSSRGFWIQDTEPDRDAATSEAIFVFTGSTTPSVAVGDSVLVSGTVSEYYPGGKDAGLQSLTEISKATWTVRSSGNALPAAYRLNPSTIPDRYTPEAGGASIEGLTLRPRSYALDRYESLEGMRVSVENAPVVGATNTYKELWVTAEPRHRRTARGGALYGSYRDPNAGRVKVVSLLPYAEHPFPVADVGDALTGTTAGPLDYDNFGGYTLAATTMGDLADHGPERETTRKQKADELSIATYNVENLSPKTAQSKFDRLATGLVEHLASPDIVALEEVQDDNGATNDSVVGADATLTKLTDAIKAAGGPSYEWRQIDPVDDQDGGEPGGNIRVAFLYNSERVSFTDIPGGDSTTPVTVEKKGGRATLSASPGRIDPANGVWKASRKPLVGQFSFRGRPVFVVANHFNSKGGDQGLDSRFQPPARSSETQRTGQAKTVNTFVKALLNADPKAAVVVAGDLNDYQFSPALADLTKGGVLTDLVTRLPRDERYGYVYNGNSQVLDHILTSRALRRADYDIVHVNAEFADQSSDHDPQVVRVRP; via the coding sequence ATGTCCCTTCGCGCACCGCGCGGACCCGTCGCCGTCACCGCCGTCGCCGCCTCCGCCCTCGCGGCCGGGCTGCTCGTCGTGCCCTCGTCGGCCTCCGCCGCCGAGATCCGCATCCATGACATCCAGGGCAGCACCCGAATATCCCCGCTCGCCGGACAGCAGGTGACCGAGGTCCCCGGCACGGTCACGGCGATACGCGCCTTCGGCTCCTCCCGCGGCTTCTGGATCCAGGACACCGAGCCCGACCGGGACGCGGCCACCAGCGAGGCGATCTTCGTCTTCACCGGATCGACCACGCCCTCGGTCGCCGTGGGCGACTCGGTGCTGGTCTCCGGGACGGTGTCCGAGTACTACCCGGGCGGCAAGGACGCCGGTCTGCAGTCGCTCACCGAGATCTCCAAGGCCACCTGGACGGTCCGGTCCTCCGGCAACGCGCTGCCCGCCGCCTACCGGCTCAACCCGTCCACGATCCCCGACCGCTACACCCCCGAGGCGGGCGGCGCCTCCATCGAGGGGCTGACGCTGCGGCCGCGCTCGTACGCCCTGGACCGCTACGAGTCCCTCGAAGGCATGCGGGTCTCGGTCGAGAACGCCCCCGTGGTCGGCGCGACCAACACCTACAAGGAGCTGTGGGTCACCGCCGAGCCCCGCCACCGGCGGACCGCGCGCGGCGGCGCCCTCTACGGCTCGTACCGCGACCCCAACGCGGGCCGGGTGAAGGTGGTCTCCCTCCTCCCCTACGCCGAGCACCCCTTCCCGGTCGCGGACGTCGGCGACGCGCTGACCGGCACCACGGCCGGACCGCTGGACTACGACAACTTCGGCGGCTACACGCTCGCGGCCACCACGATGGGCGACCTGGCCGACCACGGCCCCGAGCGGGAGACCACCCGCAAGCAGAAGGCGGACGAACTCTCCATCGCCACCTACAACGTGGAGAACCTCTCCCCCAAGACCGCCCAGTCGAAGTTCGACCGGCTGGCCACCGGGCTGGTGGAGCACCTCGCCTCGCCGGACATCGTCGCACTGGAGGAGGTCCAGGACGACAACGGCGCCACGAACGACTCGGTGGTGGGCGCCGACGCCACGCTGACCAAGCTCACCGACGCGATCAAGGCGGCGGGCGGCCCCTCGTACGAGTGGCGCCAGATCGACCCGGTTGACGACCAGGACGGCGGCGAGCCGGGCGGCAACATCCGCGTGGCGTTCCTCTACAACTCCGAGCGGGTCTCCTTCACCGACATCCCCGGCGGCGACTCCACCACCCCGGTGACGGTCGAGAAGAAGGGCGGCAGGGCCACGCTGTCGGCCTCCCCCGGCCGTATCGACCCGGCGAACGGCGTCTGGAAAGCCAGCCGCAAGCCGCTGGTCGGGCAGTTCTCCTTCCGCGGCCGCCCGGTGTTCGTGGTGGCGAACCACTTCAACTCCAAGGGCGGCGACCAGGGCCTGGACAGCCGCTTCCAGCCCCCGGCCCGCTCCTCGGAGACCCAGCGCACCGGGCAGGCCAAGACCGTCAACACCTTCGTCAAGGCGCTGCTGAACGCCGACCCGAAGGCGGCCGTGGTCGTCGCGGGCGACCTCAACGACTACCAGTTCTCGCCCGCGCTGGCCGACCTCACCAAGGGCGGTGTGCTGACCGACCTGGTGACCCGGCTGCCGAGGGACGAGCGCTACGGCTATGTCTACAACGGCAATTCGCAGGTGCTGGACCACATCCTGACCAGCCGCGCGCTGCGCCGTGCCGACTACGACATCGTGCACGTCAATGCCGAGTTCGCGGACCAGTCCAGCGACCACGACCCGCAGGTGGTGCGGGTGCGCCCCTGA
- the dapD gene encoding 2,3,4,5-tetrahydropyridine-2,6-dicarboxylate N-succinyltransferase, translated as MTDASTTAPTGAVAAGLATLTEDGTVLDTWFPAPELAAEPGPAGTERLDAERTAQLLGETSLKAVGPDPRRGVEVVAVRTVIASLDEKPLDAHDVYLRLHLLSHRLVKPHGLSLDGQFGLLANVAWTSLGPVAADQVERARLAARAEGLHLSVTSVDKFPRMTDYVVPAGVRIGDADRVRLGAHLAPGTTVMHEGFVNFNAGTLGTSMVEGRISAGVVVGDGSDIGGGASIMGTLSGGGKQTITIGERCLLGAEAGLGIPLGDDCIVEAGLYVTAGTRVTLPDGKIAKALELSGADNLLFRRNSITGAVEALPRTGSWGGLNEALHSHN; from the coding sequence ATGACCGATGCATCCACCACCGCCCCCACCGGCGCCGTCGCCGCCGGTCTCGCCACCCTCACCGAGGACGGCACCGTTCTGGACACCTGGTTCCCGGCCCCCGAGCTGGCCGCCGAGCCCGGCCCGGCCGGGACCGAGCGGCTCGACGCCGAGCGGACCGCGCAGCTGCTGGGCGAGACCTCCCTCAAGGCGGTCGGACCGGACCCCCGGCGCGGCGTCGAGGTCGTCGCCGTCCGCACGGTCATCGCCTCGCTGGACGAGAAGCCGCTGGACGCGCACGACGTCTATCTGCGGCTGCATCTGCTCAGCCACCGGCTGGTCAAGCCGCACGGCCTGAGCCTGGACGGTCAGTTCGGCCTGCTGGCCAACGTCGCCTGGACCTCGCTCGGCCCCGTCGCCGCCGACCAGGTGGAGCGGGCCCGGCTGGCCGCCCGCGCCGAGGGGCTGCACCTGTCGGTGACCAGTGTCGACAAGTTCCCCCGGATGACCGACTACGTCGTCCCCGCCGGCGTCCGTATCGGCGACGCCGACCGGGTCCGCCTCGGCGCGCACCTCGCCCCCGGGACCACGGTCATGCACGAGGGCTTCGTCAACTTCAACGCCGGCACGCTGGGCACCTCCATGGTCGAGGGCCGGATCAGCGCGGGCGTCGTGGTCGGCGACGGCTCGGACATCGGCGGCGGCGCCTCGATCATGGGCACCCTCTCCGGCGGCGGCAAGCAGACGATCACCATCGGCGAGCGCTGCCTGCTCGGCGCCGAGGCGGGCCTGGGCATCCCGCTCGGCGACGACTGCATCGTGGAGGCGGGGCTGTATGTGACGGCGGGCACCCGCGTCACCCTCCCGGACGGCAAGATCGCCAAGGCCCTGGAGCTCTCCGGCGCCGACAACCTCCTCTTCCGCCGCAACTCCATCACCGGCGCGGTCGAGGCGCTGCCCCGCACCGGTTCCTGGGGCGGGCTGAACGAGGCGCTGCACAGCCATAACTGA
- a CDS encoding metal-sulfur cluster assembly factor, protein MSDNVTTTKPASEEEVREALYDVVDPELGIDVVNLGLIYGIHIDDANIATIDMTLTSAACPLTDVIEDQAKSATDGIVNELRINWVWMPPWGPDKITDDGREQLRALGFNV, encoded by the coding sequence ATGAGTGACAACGTGACCACCACCAAGCCCGCCAGCGAGGAAGAGGTCCGCGAGGCCCTGTACGACGTCGTGGACCCCGAGCTGGGCATCGACGTGGTCAACCTCGGGCTGATCTACGGCATTCACATCGACGACGCCAACATCGCGACGATCGACATGACGCTGACTTCGGCGGCCTGTCCGCTGACCGATGTCATCGAGGACCAGGCGAAGTCCGCGACCGACGGCATCGTCAACGAGCTCCGGATCAACTGGGTCTGGATGCCGCCGTGGGGCCCGGACAAGATCACCGACGATGGACGTGAGCAGCTGCGCGCCCTCGGCTTCAACGTCTGA
- a CDS encoding alkaline phosphatase PhoX, producing MSLSRRDFAKRSAYTGAGVALVGSAGVLATAPGALAAEATDAGAAGVAGHHGHGGASLGYGPLVEDPKGILALPKGFRYKIITRTGETKLETGESTPSNHDGTATFEGSRGSTLLVNNHELAGPRSKWPHPVPLIEGLVYDPAASGGCTVVEVSKHGDHVTEWVGIAGTATNCAGGRTPWGTWLTCEETEDKAGQNGMTKDHGYVFEVDPHDRKANRDPKPIKALGRYAHEAVVVDPKRGHLYLTEDASGPNGLLYRWVPPHGFEHGRGQLDRLKDDAGVLQAPKCYDSGGNFVDDLSRATKTGTVYGVDWETVPDRDAKSVSVRKQFKDGEITRARKLEGMWWADGGAYIVSSFAREESPVQHDGQVWFYDPKRRTLTLKVLLGVNPDPSKDGAFDGPDNITVSPYGGLVIAEDGEGIQHLFGATEDGRTYPIARNDLNIGTAEEPEFSEFTGVVFSPDGSTLYANIQVPGIMLAITGPWRRQR from the coding sequence ATGTCGCTCAGCCGAAGAGACTTCGCGAAGCGTTCCGCGTACACCGGGGCCGGGGTCGCCCTGGTCGGAAGCGCGGGGGTGCTCGCCACCGCCCCCGGCGCGCTCGCCGCTGAGGCGACCGACGCGGGCGCCGCGGGCGTCGCGGGCCACCATGGCCACGGCGGCGCGTCGCTCGGCTACGGTCCGCTCGTCGAGGACCCCAAGGGCATCCTGGCGCTGCCCAAGGGGTTCCGCTACAAGATCATCACCCGCACCGGTGAGACGAAGCTGGAGACCGGCGAGTCCACCCCGTCCAACCACGACGGCACCGCCACCTTCGAGGGCTCGCGCGGCTCGACGCTGCTGGTCAACAATCACGAGCTGGCCGGTCCCCGCAGTAAGTGGCCGCACCCGGTCCCGCTGATCGAGGGGCTGGTCTACGACCCGGCGGCCTCCGGCGGCTGCACCGTCGTCGAGGTCTCCAAGCACGGCGACCATGTCACCGAGTGGGTCGGCATCGCGGGCACCGCCACCAACTGCGCCGGTGGCCGCACCCCCTGGGGCACCTGGCTGACCTGCGAGGAGACCGAGGACAAGGCCGGCCAGAACGGCATGACCAAGGACCACGGCTACGTCTTCGAGGTCGACCCGCACGACCGTAAGGCCAACCGCGACCCGAAGCCGATCAAGGCCCTGGGCCGGTACGCCCACGAGGCCGTCGTCGTGGACCCCAAGCGCGGTCACCTCTACCTCACCGAGGACGCCTCCGGCCCGAACGGGCTCCTCTACCGCTGGGTGCCGCCGCACGGCTTCGAGCACGGCCGCGGCCAGCTCGACCGGCTCAAGGACGACGCGGGGGTGCTCCAGGCGCCCAAGTGCTACGACTCCGGCGGCAACTTCGTGGACGACCTGTCCCGCGCCACCAAGACCGGCACGGTCTACGGCGTGGACTGGGAGACGGTGCCGGACCGCGACGCGAAGTCCGTGTCGGTGCGCAAGCAGTTCAAGGACGGCGAGATCACCCGGGCGCGCAAGCTCGAGGGCATGTGGTGGGCCGACGGCGGCGCGTACATCGTCTCCTCGTTCGCCCGTGAGGAGAGCCCGGTCCAGCACGACGGCCAGGTCTGGTTCTACGACCCCAAGCGCCGCACCCTCACCCTCAAGGTGCTGCTCGGCGTCAACCCCGACCCGTCGAAGGACGGTGCCTTCGACGGCCCGGACAACATCACCGTCTCGCCGTACGGCGGTCTGGTCATCGCCGAGGACGGCGAGGGCATCCAGCACCTCTTCGGCGCCACCGAGGACGGCCGGACGTACCCGATCGCGCGCAACGACCTGAACATCGGCACGGCGGAGGAGCCGGAGTTCAGCGAGTTCACCGGTGTGGTCTTCTCGCCCGACGGGTCGACGCTGTACGCCAACATCCAGGTGCCGGGCATCATGCTCGCGATCACCGGCCCCTGGCGCCGCCAGCGCTGA
- a CDS encoding TetR/AcrR family transcriptional regulator, producing the protein MEAPTGVLTPAARRILDTAAELFYGQGINAVGVDLIAKRSGVTKKTLYDRFGSKEALVAAYLRERDERWRAWLTAEVEKSPPADRALATFDALALWVARENPRGCGFVNAAAELPDAGHPARQVIADQKRWLRGYLRQLCEEAGVTDPDEPADELLLLHEGATVLNGLSVVADAVGIARRLAVRALERAR; encoded by the coding sequence ATGGAAGCGCCTACAGGAGTGCTCACCCCCGCCGCGCGCCGCATCCTCGACACCGCGGCCGAGCTGTTCTACGGGCAGGGGATCAACGCGGTCGGCGTGGATCTGATCGCCAAGCGCTCCGGTGTCACCAAGAAGACGCTGTACGACCGGTTCGGCTCCAAGGAGGCCCTGGTCGCCGCGTATCTGCGGGAGCGCGATGAGCGGTGGCGGGCATGGCTCACCGCCGAGGTGGAGAAGTCGCCCCCGGCCGATCGCGCCCTGGCCACGTTCGACGCGCTCGCGCTCTGGGTGGCCCGCGAGAACCCGCGCGGCTGCGGTTTCGTGAACGCGGCGGCCGAACTGCCGGACGCCGGGCATCCGGCCCGCCAGGTGATCGCCGACCAGAAGCGCTGGCTGCGCGGATATCTGCGGCAGCTGTGCGAGGAGGCGGGCGTGACGGACCCCGACGAGCCGGCGGACGAGCTGCTGCTGCTCCACGAGGGCGCCACGGTGCTGAACGGACTGTCGGTGGTCGCGGACGCGGTCGGCATCGCGCGGCGGCTGGCCGTGCGGGCGCTGGAGCGGGCCAGGTGA
- a CDS encoding LLM class flavin-dependent oxidoreductase, translating into MTSRLRTTPFSILDRSRTRQGRERSQALRDTVRFAQQAEALGYHRFWVSEHHSVPGVAGSAPTVLASAVAAATVRIRVGTGGVMLPNHRPLVVAEQFGVLESLFPGRIDMGLGRSVGFTDGIRRALGTEKDAARDFGAQLDELLGWFTGEQGAYPQVHAHPAEGLRPPVFVLATGAGADLAAEAGLSLVIGDLRGRDEMLRAIDRYRAGFRPSAWSSAPYVVASGNVAVAGTAQEARRLLLPEAWAMAHSRTHGVFPPLAPAAEIEAREMTEKERGFYERGLRGQLYGTEDEVAAALDELIERSDADEVLVTTSTYDREALLDSYRRLARVAGLSGDPDSGDLGSGAPDSGGPGFASGPSGPGRVSEGLAGGLGHAAHGA; encoded by the coding sequence GTGACCTCACGTCTGCGCACCACCCCCTTCTCCATCCTGGACCGCTCCCGCACCCGCCAGGGCCGGGAGCGGTCGCAGGCGCTGCGCGACACCGTGCGGTTCGCCCAGCAGGCCGAGGCCCTGGGCTACCACCGCTTCTGGGTCTCCGAGCACCACAGCGTGCCCGGTGTCGCCGGTTCGGCGCCCACGGTGCTGGCGTCCGCCGTCGCGGCGGCGACGGTCCGCATCCGGGTGGGCACGGGCGGGGTGATGCTGCCGAACCACCGCCCGCTGGTCGTGGCGGAGCAGTTCGGGGTGCTCGAATCCCTCTTCCCGGGCCGGATCGACATGGGCCTGGGCCGCTCCGTCGGCTTCACCGACGGCATCCGCCGCGCCCTGGGCACCGAGAAGGACGCGGCGCGGGACTTCGGCGCCCAACTGGACGAGCTGCTCGGCTGGTTCACCGGCGAGCAGGGCGCCTACCCCCAGGTCCACGCCCACCCGGCGGAGGGGCTGCGGCCGCCCGTCTTCGTCCTGGCCACCGGCGCGGGCGCGGATCTGGCGGCGGAGGCGGGGCTGTCCCTGGTGATCGGCGATCTGCGGGGCCGGGACGAGATGCTGCGCGCGATCGACCGCTACCGCGCGGGCTTCCGCCCCTCGGCGTGGTCCTCCGCCCCGTACGTCGTCGCCTCGGGCAACGTCGCGGTCGCCGGCACGGCGCAGGAGGCCCGCCGGCTGCTGCTCCCCGAGGCCTGGGCGATGGCCCACTCCCGCACCCACGGCGTCTTCCCGCCGCTGGCCCCGGCCGCGGAGATCGAGGCCCGGGAGATGACCGAGAAGGAGCGCGGCTTCTACGAGCGGGGCCTGCGCGGCCAGTTGTACGGCACGGAGGACGAGGTCGCCGCCGCGCTCGACGAGCTGATCGAGCGCAGCGACGCCGACGAGGTGCTGGTCACCACGAGCACCTACGACCGCGAGGCCCTGTTGGATTCCTACCGGCGCCTGGCCCGCGTGGCGGGGCTGTCGGGCGACCCCGACTCCGGCGACCTCGGCTCCGGCGCCCCGGACTCCGGCGGCCCCGGCTTCGCCTCCGGCCCTTCCGGCCCCGGCCGGGTGTCAGAGGGCCTTGCCGGCGGGCTTGGCCATGCCGCGCACGGTGCGTGA